The following proteins come from a genomic window of Aspergillus luchuensis IFO 4308 DNA, chromosome 3, nearly complete sequence:
- a CDS encoding putative pathogenesis associated protein Cap20 (COG:S;~EggNog:ENOG410PPWZ;~InterPro:IPR037445) translates to MGENSVNGEAIHSQFLDHLTSYPVVSDSITVIKTNKYAAKSLEYADQGYSRLAKPFLPYFSKPYGFVAPYVARVDTLGDKGLSKVDETFPFIRDDTTTLKGSIKDGVSFPVRFVYDLKGHVFDTYSSEYKKCGGDGMVASGKAVITTGLVLSQESLAYISSLLQAKKAQVKDAVNEKTDN, encoded by the exons ATGGGCGAGAACTCTGTCAACGGGGAGGCTATCCACTCCCAATTCCTCGAT CACCTGACATCCTATCCTGTTGTCTCCGACTCTATCACCGTCATCAAGACCAACAAGTACGCCGCGAAGTCTCTGGAATATGCCGACCAAGGCTACTCTCGCTTAGCCAAGCCGTTCCTCCCTTACTTCTCCAAGCCGTATGGCTTCGTTGCTCCGTATGTCGCGCGCGTAGATACTCTTGGAGACAAAGGCCTGAGCAAGGTTGATGAAACATTCCCATTTATCAGAGATGATACAACCACGCTCAAGGGATCGATCAAAGACGGTGTCTCATTCCCAGTGCGATTCGTTTATGACCTAAAGGGTCATGTTTTTGACACTTACAGTTCTGAGTACAAGAAGTGTGGCGGGGACGGAATGGTTGCGAGCGGCAAGGCCGTCATCACCACCGGGTTGGTGCTGTCGCAGGAGTCGCTAGCCTATATCAGCTCCTTGCTtcaggccaagaaggcccAAGTTAAGGATGCAGTCAACGAGAAGACTGACAACTAA